Proteins from a genomic interval of Chanos chanos chromosome 3, fChaCha1.1, whole genome shotgun sequence:
- the tamalin gene encoding general receptor for phosphoinositides 1-associated scaffold protein has protein sequence MKNMTFRRVQKLNSNDPDIGQSRYDSGDIYFSSSKSDSCRTMDRPSHSSEVYNYKTLAYSGGTLPRNYKKSGGLQKWKPLTQPPEPHRKVVVLEKEEGEAFGFEIQTYGLHHQNENSVEMCTFVCKVHNNSPAQQAGLKVGDTIASVNEAPVEGFRHKDIVQLIKSSGNTIRLETVYSDSIRKAELEARLQYLKQTLHEKWDEYRSLMMQEQRLLHGIVMSDAAVYESLESAGIYGSLGAPSPAAMRALRCTGSTSSSASHLSAATEDDPLYQTCFYQGNHTDSRNLVNNPARTDSTQQMAPPRQNRLLRPASEVFATTKTQLTRSASTRSYVRSSTPMGQSGEERRTGSGSSQLKPKQKSFRRRLLKFIPGLNRALEEEESKL, from the exons ATGAAGAATATGACTTTCCGGCGAGTTCAGAAGCTTAATTCAAACGATCCAGATATTGGACAGTCGCGTTATGACAGTGGAGATATCTACTTCTCTTCGTCCAAATCAGACAGCTGTAGGACCATGGACAGACCATCCCATTCCTCTGAAGTTTATAATTACAAGACGCTTGCATATTCTGGAGGCACGTTACCCAGGAATTACAAAAAG agTGGTGGGCTGCAGAAATGGAAGccactcacacaaccaccagAGCCACATAG gaAGGTGGTGGTcctggagaaggaggagggtgAAGCCTTTGGCTTTGAGATCCAG ACGTATGGGCTCCACCATCAGAATGAGAACTCTGTTGAGATGTGCACGTTTGTGTGCAAAGTCCACAACAACAGTCCTGCCCAGCAAGCTGGTCTCAAAGTCG GAGACACAATCGCTAGTGTGAATGAAGCTCCTGTGGAAGGTTTCCGCCACAAAGATATTGTTCAGCTTATCAAATCATCGGGCAACACTATAAG GCTAGAGACAGTGTACAGTGACTCTATACGAAAAGCAGAATTAGAGGCCAGACTGCAGTATTTGAAG CAAACCCTCCATGAGAAATGGGATGAGTACAGGTCTCTGATGATGCAGGAGCAGAGACTGCTGCAtg GCATTGTGATGAGCGATGCGGCCGTGTATGAGTCGTTGGAGTCAGCTGGCATTTATGGCAGTCTTGGCGCACCAAGCCCTGCCGCCATGCGGGCACTCCGCTGTACAGGCAGTACCAGCAGCAGTGCCAGTCACCTGAGCGCTGCCACGGAGGACGACCCTCTTTACCAAACCTGCTTTTACCAAGGAAACCACACAGATTCTAGAAACCTCGTAAACAACCCAGCCAGGACGGACAGCACACAACAGATGGCACCCCCACGGCAAAACCGCCTCCTCAGGCCCGCCAGCGAGGTGTTTGCCACAACCAAGACCCAGCTCACCCGCAGTGCCAGCACGCGAAGCTACGTCAGGAGCTCCACGCCCATGGGGCAGAGCGGAGAGGAGAGACGAACAGGGTCTGGCTCCTCACAACTCAAGCCCAAACAGAAGAGCTTCCGTCGTCGGCTCCTCAAGTTTATCCCTGGGCTGAACCGAgcactggaggaggaggagagcaaaCTCTGA